CCTCCGAGATCGAGCACATGGCCCGGATCTCCAAGGTCTCCGCCGAGGAGGCCATCAGCCGTATCCACGCCGCCGGTCTGGACTCCTTCGCCGGTGCGGGCGCCGAGCTGCTGCCCGCCCGGCCGCGCAACGCCATCGCCCCGCTCAAGGAGTCCGGCGAGCGGTGGCTGGAGATCATGGAGATCGCGCACGGCCTCGGCGTCGAGTCCACCTCCACCATGCTGATGGGGACCGGCGAGACCAACGCCGAGCGGATCGAGCACCTGCGGATGATCCGGGACGTCCAGGACCGTACGGGCGGCTTCCGCGCCTTCATCCCGTACACCTACCAGCCGGAGAACAACAAGCTGAAGGGCCGCACGCAGGCCACGCTCTTCGAGTACCTGCGGATGATCTCCATCGCCCGGCTCTTCCTCGACAACGTGGCCCACATCCAGGGCTCCTGGCTGACCACCGGCAAGGAGGTCGGCCAGCTGTCGCTGCACTACGGTGCCGACGACCTCGGCTCCATCATGCTGGAGGAGAACGTCGTCTCCTCGGCCGGAGCCAAGCACCGGTCCAACCGGCTGGAGATCATCGACCTGATCCGCAAGGCGGACCGGGTCCCGGCGCAGCGCGCCACCACGTACGAGCACCTCGTCGTGCACGACGACCCGGCGAACGACCCCGTCGACGAGCGGGTCGTCTCGCACATCTCCTCCACCGCGATCGAGGGCGGCACGGCCCACCCGGAGCTCAAGCTCCTCAACGCCAACTGACCTACCCGTGCTGACGATTCACGCCGCGTCGCTGGTCCTTCCGGTCGGCGCGGCGGCCGTTGCGGAGGGTGCGGTGGCCGTGGACGGCGACCGGATCGCCGCCATCGGGCCGTACGAGGAGGTCGTCGCCGCCCACCCGGCGGCCCGGGTCCGCCGCTGGCCCGGCCTCCTCACGCCCGGACTCCGCCAGGACCGGGCCCGCGCGCTGCTCACCCGCTGCTACCACCCGGACCCGCGCGAGGCCGACGAGCTGGGTGAACTGCCGCTGTGGGGCGAGGAGTTCGAGCGGCTCGCGGCGAGGATGGACACGGCCCGGCGGGCAGGCAGCGTGCGGCGCGGGCTCCAGCGGATGCTGCGGCACGGGACCACGCATGTGGTGGGCCCGTTCGGCGCGGACGAGCCGGTGCTGCGGACGGCGCTCTCCCGGTCGGGGCTGGTCCAGGTCCCGGGGCTGCCGGTTCAGCTCCAGGGGCGACCGGAGGGCGGCCCGCCGGACCTGGACCCCTTCACGGCCGGCGGCGACCTGTCCGCCACCGCCCACGCCCCGCTGACCGTGGGCGGCCGCGCCGACCTCGCGGTCTTCGACGTGGCCGACGAGGCGGCGCTGCGCGCGGGCGGGGCGAGGCTCTGCGTGGCGACGGTGCTCGCGGGACGTCTCGTCCACCGCGCCCGCTGAGCCGACTCCGTACGACGGGTCCACGGCACCGAAGGGCCGCCCGGACAGCGCCCGTTGGCGCGTAGTCGATCGGAGACCGGGCGGCGGGACGGAACGTCTCATTCCTCGGTACGAATCTGGTGCCGCGCGGAACGCCTGTGTTAGAACAACTGCCGTGACAGTCGATCGTTTTCTGGTGGAGTGCCTCCACATCGAT
This DNA window, taken from Streptomyces griseus subsp. griseus, encodes the following:
- the mqnC gene encoding cyclic dehypoxanthinyl futalosine synthase; protein product: MTEKADLQPVLDRAAEGGRITPEEALDLYRSAPLHALGAAADAVRRRRYAGTEHIATYIIERNINYTNVCVTACKFCAFYAPPKDTAKGWTRDIEDILRRCAETVELGGTQIMFQGGHHPDFGVEYYEEHFSAIKKAFPQLVIHSLGASEIEHMARISKVSAEEAISRIHAAGLDSFAGAGAELLPARPRNAIAPLKESGERWLEIMEIAHGLGVESTSTMLMGTGETNAERIEHLRMIRDVQDRTGGFRAFIPYTYQPENNKLKGRTQATLFEYLRMISIARLFLDNVAHIQGSWLTTGKEVGQLSLHYGADDLGSIMLEENVVSSAGAKHRSNRLEIIDLIRKADRVPAQRATTYEHLVVHDDPANDPVDERVVSHISSTAIEGGTAHPELKLLNAN
- a CDS encoding imidazolonepropionase-like domain-containing protein encodes the protein MLTIHAASLVLPVGAAAVAEGAVAVDGDRIAAIGPYEEVVAAHPAARVRRWPGLLTPGLRQDRARALLTRCYHPDPREADELGELPLWGEEFERLAARMDTARRAGSVRRGLQRMLRHGTTHVVGPFGADEPVLRTALSRSGLVQVPGLPVQLQGRPEGGPPDLDPFTAGGDLSATAHAPLTVGGRADLAVFDVADEAALRAGGARLCVATVLAGRLVHRAR